A window of the Scleropages formosus chromosome 21, fSclFor1.1, whole genome shotgun sequence genome harbors these coding sequences:
- the frzb gene encoding secreted frizzled-related protein 3, whose product MFSHQLYVGVLVALCVGGAPRRASAAACEPIRIPMCRSMPWNITKMPNHLHHSTQANAVLAIEQFEGLLSTGCSPDLLFFLCAMYAPICTIDFQHDPIKPCKSVCERAKCGCEPVMRRYNHTWPESLACEELPVYDRGVCISPEAIVKADGPDRCKCKTVRLGSKTYLKNNYNYVIRARVKEIRTRNHDFSAIVEVKDILKSSLVNIPRDTVTLYYNSGCLCPPLAANEEYIIMGYESEEQSRLLLIEGSIAQKWKDRMGRKVKQWDQNLREHGKANSGRNGVRRGRH is encoded by the exons ATGTTCTCGCACCAGCTGTACGTCGGCGTGCTGGTGGCGCTTTGCGTCGGCGGCGCGCCCCGCCGCGCGTCCGCGGCCGCGTGCGAGCCCATCCGCATCCCCATGTGCAGGTCCATGCCCTGGAACATAACGAAGATGCCGAACCACCTGCACCACAGCACGCAGGCGAACGCCGTGCTCGCCATCGAGCAGTTCGAGGGGCTGCTGAGCACCGGCTGCAGCCCGGACCTGCTCTTCTTCCTGTGCGCCATGTACGCGCCCATCTGCACCATCGACTTCCAGCACGATCCCATCAAGCCGTGCAAGTCGGTGTGCGAGCGCGCCAAGTGCGGCTGCGAGCCCGTCATGCGGAGGTACAACCACACGTGGCCCGAGAGCCTGGCGTGCGAGGAGCTGCCCGTGTACGACCGCGGCGTGTGCATCTCGCCCGAGGCCATCGTCAAGGCGGACGGACCCG ACAGGTGCAAGTGCAAGACGGTGAGACTCGGGTCCAAGACGTATTTGAAGAACAACTACAACTACG TAATTCGAGCCCGAGTGAAGGAGATCAGAACCCGAAACCATGACTTCAGCGCCATCGTCGAAGTTAAGGACATCCTGAAGTCGTCCCTTGTCAACATCCCCCGTGACACGGTGACGCTGTACTACAATTCGGGCTGCCTGTGTCCGCCGCTCGCCGCCAACGAGGAGTACATCATCATGGGCTACGAGAGCGAGGAGCAGTCCAG GTTGCTGCTCATCGAGGGGTCCATCGCTCAGAAGTGGAAGGACCGGATGGGCAGGAAAGTGAAG CAGTGGGACCAAAACCTTCGAGAGCACGGCAAGGCGAACTCGGGGAGGAACGGCGTGAGGAGAGGCCGCCACTGA